The Synechococcus sp. CC9605 sequence AGGTCGACGAAGGCAAGCAAGCGCTCAGCCGCCTGCTTCCACAAGGTCACAGAAACGGTCAAGGTTCGCCTGGAGCTCCTTGGTCACGATGCCCCCCAGGATGCTGGGTTCCATGAGCGGTGCCAAGACTCTCGGCAATTCATAGGTCACGCTCAACTTGACCACAGTGCGGTCGGAGGCTTCGGGGTAGAAGCGCACAGCACCCTTGGTGGGCAGGCCACCCACCGATTCCCAGTGCAGTTGTTGAGCTTCGACCCGCTGGGTGATCCGGGCCTTCCAACTGAAGCGGAAGCCCTGGGCCGCCAGGGTCCAATCGGTGAGATCGGGGTCTTCGAGGGGCGTAACCGACTCAATCCAGCGCATCCATCGAGGCATCGCTTCGAGATCACTCCAGACCTCCCAGACCTTGGAGGCCGGGGCCTGCACCTCAGAGGTGACCGTGTGTTCGAGCCAGCGTCCCATCAGGCCACCGCCGCGTTTGTGGCTAGTTTCACCGGCTGATCGAGGATCGCCGCCGCCGCCAGATGACCGCTCATCGTGGCTCCCTCCATCGAATCGATGTAGTCCTGACGGGTGTAGCTGCCGGCCAAGAAGAAATTGCGGATCGGCGTGCGCTGCTCCGGGCGGTAGGGCTCCATGCCCGGGGCTTCCCGGTACAACGACTGAGCCAGTTTCACCACGTTGCTCCAGGTGAGCTTGAGGTTGCGAGCCGAGGGGAACAGCTCGCGCACCTGACGATCGGTGTGGGCCACGATCTCGTCCACCGACTTGGGAATCCAGGGATCACCAGGGGTGAGCACGCATTGGAGCAGGGAGCCCTCTCCCTCCTTGCGGTAGTCCTCCGGGCTGGCCAGGGCCAAATCGGCAAAACAGCTGAAATCGGCATCAGCCGTGTACAGCAGGTTGTTGAGCCCCGTGGGTGCTGCCACATCCCGGCGCCGGTCTTCCTGGGCATCACCCAGTTCGGTTACCCAGCCGTCGTAGCGGAGCTGAACGGTGGCCACGGGTACGGCCTCCAGCTGATGAATCGCCTCGAACTGGGGGTACCGGTTCCAGGCCTCGGGCAGCAGCTTCTGAATCCCGGGAACATCACAGGCGGCCAGGTAGGCGTCAGCCTCAACGCGGATGTCTCCATCAGGAGTCCCCAGCTGCAGGCCTGTGATCTCAGGTGATTCACCCTCGCTGTAGTCCACCTGCTTCACCCGATGACGCAGGTGCAACTTGCCTCCACGCTGCTGGATGTAGTCGAGGATCGGACCCGTGAGCCAGCGATGGGGCGATCCCTTCAGCAGATTGAGCTTGGAGGCTTCCGTCTTGGCCGCAAACATCATGAAGATGGTGAGCATGCAGCGGGCGGAGATGGCCTCGCAATCGATGAAGCCCAGGGCGTAGGCAATGGGGTTCCACATCCGCCGGATGCTTTCGGGGCTACCGCCATGGCTGACGAACCAATCCTGGAAACTGACGGAGTCGAGGGCTCGGATGGTGCGCATCGCCCCCTCGTAATCCACCAGACCGCGCACGATCGGGCTGGTGCCCAGGGCAAGGGCATTGCGCAGCTTGTCGATCCAGCTGAGCTGCGGTGTGGTGAAAAACGCCTTGAGGCCGTTGAAGGGTGCACCAATGGGGAAGCGGAAATCCAGCTCCCGCAGATCGCCCCCCTTGTTCACGAACAGGTGCGTGTGCTGCTTGGGCAGAAGATTCTCGAACGCTCCCACCTTGCGCATCAAGGCGAAGAGGTTGGCGTAATTAAAAAAGAAGACGTGCAACCCCATCTCGATGTGGTTACCGCCCTCATCCACCCAGCTACCCACCTTGCCGCCCATAAAAGGACGGGCTTCGTAGAGATTCACCTCATGGCCCGCATCCACGAGGTCCACTGCAGCGGAGAGGCCGGCGAGGCCGGAACCAACGATCGCGACCCGCACAAGATCTGGTCAACTAAGGCGACTCTATGTATGAGCGTTCATAGAGTGAGAGCACGAGCCTGCGTCAATCATGACTTCCACCCCCGATACCGCGCCGGCCCATACCGCCAAAGACGGCAAGGGCATCCTGATCACTGAACCGGCGATGCAGCAGCTGGCGAAGCTGTGTGGCGAACAGGGCGAGAACCAGGTGCTGCGTGTCGGGGTGCGGTCCGGGGGCTGCAGCGGCATGAGCTACACAATGGATTTCGTGCCCGCCTCCGACACCCTCGACGACGACGAGACCTACGAGTACGCGGCGGCTGATGGACAGAGCTTCCGGGTGATCTGTGATCCGAAAAGCCTTCTCTACATCTACGGAATGCAGCTGGACTTCAGCACTGCCCTGATCGGCGGTGGCTTCAACTTCACCAACCCCAATGCCAGCCAGACCTGCGGCTGCGGCAGTTCCTTCGCCGTGTGAGCAAAGCCACGTGGGAATCTGAGTAGAGACCACTGCCCTCTCCCTGTTGATAGAGACTTCCCAGGACAGCCTGTTTGAGCAGGCCATGGCCCGATATCAGGCTGGCGCCGCAGCCGAAGAGGTGCTGCCTGATTTCGCCCGCTTAGTTGAAGCCGCTCCTCGCCAATCAGCGGGCTGGACCTGCCTAGCCTGGCTGCAGCTGCTTTGCGACCAACCGGAGGAGGCGCTGCGGTCGGCACGTTTCGCTGTGAGACTCAACGGCCAGGACCCCCAGGCCAGAATCAACCTCAGCCTTGCTTTGCTGGAGACCCAATCCAAGGGCGTGCGCGACCACATCCAGGTGGTGCAGCAGGTGATGACTCTGGCCCCAGAGGTGTCCAGCGAACTGAAGGCCTCGATCACCGACGGACTCGAGCGCAAACCCGGCTGGAAGGCCCTTGAAAAAGTGAAAGCCTGGCTTGAGCTCTAATCACAACGGACGCTCCGCCTGCCTGAAAGCCCCTGCATGACAGCCACCTGGACCATCACCCGTCTGCCGTCCCAGGTTCGCGTGCGGCCTCCAGCGGATCGTTCGGAACAATTTCGGCGGGAACGCCCGGCCAGCGAAGCACGACGGTTGCAACTGGCCAGGCGCGCCAACGGCATTCCGGAGCCGAGCACCTGGATGTGGTGAGGGGTACACCGGCGATGGCACGCATCCTGCTGCTGAGCAATGGCCACGGTGAAGACCTCTCCGGCGCCTTACTCGCCCAGGAGCTTCAGCGACAGGGGCACAAAGTGCAGGCGCTCCCGCTAGCGGGCCTTGGCAGCGCTTATCAAAAAGCCGGCGTGCCACTGCTGGGACGCAGCCACGAATTCAGCACCGGGGGCATTGGCTACACCAGCCTTCGCGGCCGCCTTACCGAGATCGCCCAAGGGCAAATGCTGTATCTGCTGCGTCGCCTGATCCGTTTGATGCGGCACCGGCGTCGCTTTGATCTGATCCTGGTGGTGGGCGATGTGATCCCTGTGATCGCGGCATGGCTCAGCCAACGCCCTGTGGCGACCTATCTGGTGGCCTACTCCAGCCACTACGAAGGGACGCTGCGGCTGCCCTGGCCCTGCGCCGCTCTGTTGAAAAGCCAGCGGTTCAAAGCGGTGTACAGCCGCGATCAACGCACCGCCAAGGACCTCAGCGGGCAACTGCAACGGCCGGTGAGCTTCCTGGGCAATCCATTCATGGATTCGGTGCTCACAGCAGCCGCCCCGCCGCCCAGCAGCATGCCACGCGTCGGTCTGCTGCCCGGCAGCCGCCGACCGGAATTGGAACAGAACCTGCAGCTCTTGCTGCGGCTGATCGAGCTGCTGCCGAGCACAGTGCGCTGCAACATGGATCTGGCCCTGGTGCCCAGCCTGGATGACAACAGCTTGCGGCAGCTCAGCGAACGATGCGGCTGGCACTTGGAGAACGGCGTGCTGGAACGTGAGGGAGCCCGGGCGATCAACGTTCGCCGCGGGGCCTTCCGTGCCGTGCTGCAGCACAGCGATCTGGTGATCGGCATGGCAGGTACCGCCATCGAACAGGCCGTTGGCCTGGCCAAACCGGTGCTGCAGGTGCCGGGCCAAGGGCCTCAATTCACAGCAGCATTCGCTGAAGCCCAACGGCGCCTGCTCGGGCCCACGGTGTTCTGCGCCGACGGAGAAAGTGGCAGCCGTGAGGCTTTGGAGAGAACAGCGGAGCTGGCCATGGCTCTGCTTGAGCGTGCGCGACGGGATCCTGGCTTGCAGCGGCAATGCCGAGAAGAAGCCAAATGGCGCCTCGGAGAAGCGGGCGGTGGCCTGAGAATGGCGACAGCGATCGATGCCCTGCTGCCATGAGTGCCCCTTTAGAACCGGCCTGGAAGCGCTGGCTCGACCGGCTGCTGATGGTGAATGTGCTGCTGGTGTTTGTCGGCGCTGGGGTCTTCGCCGTTGCCGTGGTGCGTCAGGGCCAAGGCAATAACTGGCTGATGGACCGGGTTCAAGTGCTGTGGCAACCCCTGTTCGCCCCAGCCATCAGCCTGCTAATAATGGCGGCCCTGGTGAGCGGCATCTTCAGCTGGTGGCAGCGGCGAGTGCTGAAGCCAGATCGGGGTAGCGGAAGCTGAAGTTCAAGCCTTCAAGCCGTTCCGACGCAACCTGCTGGCCCTCCAACACCACCTTGGCGCCGTCCCCCAGAAGCACCTGAAGCACTGGAGCTGGCACCGGCAACAAACTCGGACGGCCCAGGCTGCGCCCCAGCTGCTTGGAGAAGGCCGTCATCGAGACGGGCTCGGGAGCCACGGCATTGATCACGCCACTCCAGCTCTCGTCCGTGAGGGATTGGAGGATCAGGGCGCAGAGGTCGCTGCGGTGGATCCAACTCATCCACTGCCGGCCACTGCCGATTGGACCGCCAAACCCTGTGCGGAACACCGGAAGCATTTTTCCGAGTGCGCCGCCGTCGGCCGCCAGCACGATGCCGATCCGCAGGGTGACCTGCCGTACCGCAGACGGCACCGCCTCAGCCGCCGCTTCCCAGCGCTCACACAAGCTCGCAAGGAAGTCGTCGCCTGGGTTGCTTGATTCGAGAAAACGCTTGTCCAGGCTGGATCCATAGAAACCAATTGCCGAGGCATTCACCAGCACTTTTGGTGGTGTTGCACAGGCCTTGATCGCTTTCACCAAATGAGAGGTCGTTTCCAGCCGGCTGGTTTCAAGCAGCTGCCGATGGGTCGGGGTCCAACGTTTCTCGGCAATCGGTTCCCCCGCCAGATTGACCACCGCATCGGCCTGATTGAGGGCATCCAACAGCCCGGCGTCGGCCCAGGTGCTGCTGCTGGCAGGGTCGAACTGCATCCAGGTCAGTCGCCCATCTGCCCGTTCAGCGTCGTAGCCGCGGGCCAACCGGCGGCTGACCACCGTGAGCTGAAGCCCGGCCTGAAGCAGGAGCGGCAGGAGCTCACGGCCAACAAAACCAGTGCAGCCAAACAGCAGCAGACGCATGAAAGCGGGGGTGTTGCGGCTGGGAGGCTAAGGGGATTCGTGGGCGATTGGTTTTAGCCTGGTGCCATCACCTTCCCCTGTCATGGCTGAATCCGACGCCGCTGCCCCCGCCAAGGCCAAGCCTGCTGCGCTGCGCAAAGGTGCCTTGGTCAAGGTGAACAGAGCCGCCTACAGCTCCAGCCTTGAGGCTGGAGCCAGCGATCCAACAGCACCCGACTACATCTTTGAAGGTCCTGGCGAGCTGCTGGTGGTGAAAGGGGACTACGGCCAAGTGCGCTGGAACCGTCCGGTGCCCGATGTGTGGCTGCGAATGGATCAGCTGGAAGCCTGCTCCTGATCTTGATCTTGGTTGGAGGCAGGCTCCAGGGCCTCCTCCACGGCTGTGATGGCCGCTGGGACTGAGGTGCTGGCGGCAGGGATGCGCCAAACAGCACCGGAGAGCACACCGCTGAGATCCCCCAGCGCCGCCAGCACAGGATTCGAAACACTGGCGCCATCCGCAGCAGCGGCGGCCTGCCAGGGATTCCACCCTGCAAGGTTGACCACACTGCGGTAGGCCGCTGGCCAGGGGTTATCGGGCAACAGCCGTTGCAAGACCTCGAACTGCTCTGACGCCTGCGAGGGGCGGTTTCCCAGCACCGCCAGCAGAGCAAGGGTCCAACGCGGTTGCACAGCATCGGGATCCTGCGCCAAGGCCGCCAAGGCCTCAGAACGCACCGGATCCCGGTAGCTGAAATGGCCATCGAGCATGTGCTCCTGCCCCACCGCAGCGAACACCGGATCCAGCCCCAGCGGCCCTGCCGCCAGGCCAGCGGCGAGGACGGGGAAGCGCTGCGCAAAGGAAGGGCCTGCAATCGGATGCGTCGCGCGGCGGCGCCAGAGGGAATAACTCCCCCCCTTGGGGCGCTCAAATTGATGCAATGGCTCGAACACACCGCTGCTGCGCACGGCTTGATCCAGCTTTCGCGCCGCTTTGCGCACTGATCCCTGGTTCCCTTCCGCCAACACCACCCATTCAGCCCGAGCCAGCACTGGCTCACGGTCCTGGCGGCTGCCCCCCAGCTGCCGGCCAACGGTCTGCCCCCCGTGGCGACGGCCGTAGAAGCTGACGTTGTGCTGGTTGAGATCGGAGGTGCTGGGCACCACGATCAAGGTGGAGGGAGGCGTGCTGGGGTCTCCACCACCGGCAGCCTTCACCAGCGCCTCCACCGGCCCACGGGGCCGGTCGTCAAAGCGATGTAGCTGATGGGCCCAGCCCGCCGGAACACAGGCCAGCAGCCCAGCACCGAATAGGGGCCACACCAGCCTCGAACGCCTGGCCTCCAACCAGTAGCCCCATTGCCACCACCCACGGGCCAAGAGCAAAAGCAGAGAGGGGAGCAGGGGAGCGATGTAGCGGTCGCCTTTGTTGGGGCTCAACGTGGTGAGCACCCAGGCCGCCACCAAATTGATCAGGAGCCAGCGCCAGGACCAGGAGTGATCGCTGGAGTGCTGCTGACGCTGCCAGCACCAAAGCAGCAGCCCCGACAACCCCACCAGCAACAGAACGCTGCCGAGCTGCTCCGGCAACAAGCGCGGGTACCACAACCAACTGGCCAGACTGAGCACGCCAGGATCCCCTTCCAGGGCCGCCGACTCGAACACGGCCCGGTTGGTGCCGCCGAGGCTAGTGATCCAGTTGTGACGCAACCAGGGACCAATTAACGCCGCCATGAGCACAGGTAGCAGCAGGGCTTGCCGCAACCAAGGGCCTCCCCGCCGCAACGCCAATCCCGCAGCCCAGAGTCCCCCAGGCACAAGCACAAGCAGGGCGCTTTGCTTCACCAGCACCGCAGCGATGGCTGCCAGGGTGCAACACCAGGCCTGCCTCCAGCGGCCACCGCTCTTCGGATCGCACCAGACCCCGAGACGCCAGATCGCCAGACTGCAACACGCCACCAGGGCCATCTCCAGCACGTAGTCCGTGCGCAGATCCAGAAAAGCCGGCGTCAATGCCGCCAACAGGCAGGCGATCAAGGCCAGGCCATCCCCCTGCAGCCGTCGTCCCCAGCCCGCCATCACCATCAGAAGCAAACCGTGCCAGAGGCTCAAGCTCCAGGCCGCTTGCTCCGGGGCATCACCACTCAGGGCCATCACGCTGCCGTTCACCAGCGAGGCCAGGGGCGGAATCTTCGGCGAGAGATCCAGCAACGCCTGCCAACCCTGCCAACCGCCACCGGGAAGCAGGCCCAAGGCGCGGCCATGGTCCATGGCGCTGTTGAGGTAGTCGGCCTGATCCCAGGCGGGAACCCCGGTCTGCAGCGTCCACCAGAGCCGATCCACCAGGGTGGAGAGCACCCAGATCAAGGCAACCGAAGCCCAGAAACGCCAGCGCTGCTTCACACGATCTCCAAGCGACGCCGTTCATCCTGGAGGCGCTTGCGTCGCTGCTTGGCCTCCCGCAGCATCTCGCGACCATCGTGGAGATACCCATCCACGTAGCCCATGGTGTAACGCTCCAGTTCGGCCAGAGCGTCCTCCACTTCGGAGAGGCAGTGATACAGGCTCAAACCGAAGCCACGGGCCGAGGCCGGCGTGGGCAACGACTGGAACAGTTGCTTGACCTTGTCCATCCGGCGTCCGCTCGCCTCGAGATAGCTGCAGAACGCCTCCATTAGCTCGTCGTCGTAAGGATCAGCCGACAGTGCCTTGAGTTGCTTAGGGAAGGGATTGATGACCTCACCGAGCATGCGATCGATCGGGGCGTAGACCCGTCGCAGCCACTCCACCAGGGCATCATCGGCGGCCAAAGCACGATCGTGGGCACGGCTGGCCCGGCGCAGATCCGTCGGCGATGCAGCCCGGGCCGGCTGGGGCCGCGTGCGATCAAAGGCCTTACGGCGCTCGGCATCCCCGAGAACTTCCCAGGCGGCATTGAGGGCCAGCATCTGCTGGTCGTCGCCACCGGCATCGGGATGGTGCTGCTTCACCAGCTGGCGGTAGGCCGCCTTGATCTCAGCGTTGCTGGCGGTGCTGCTGACACCGAGCACGGCATAGGGATCGCTCACAGCTGACCATCCCTCCGGGCCGGCAGCTGCGAAGCAGCACTGAACATCGGGGTGGAGAGGTAGCGCTCGCCATAACTAGCCAGCATCACCACCAGGCGTTTGCCCACCATGGCGGGGTCCTGGCCCACCCGCAGAGCCGCAGCCATGGCCGCGCCACTGCTGATGCCACAGAGCAGACCTTCCTCACGGGCCAGGCGCCGGCCCACTTGCATGGCCTCCTCATCGCTCACCGTGAGGATCGAGTCGATCCGATCCAATTCCAACACCGCAGGCACAAAACCAGCCCCGATCCCCTGAATGCGATGGGCCCCAGGAGGCTTGCCAGACAGCACGGCACTGGCCTCGGGCTCTACGGCAATTACCTGAAGCTGCGGCTGCCGCTGTTTCAACAGCCGGGCACAACCGGTGATGGTGCCGCCGGTGCCCACCCCCGCCACAAAGGCATCGATCTGGCCCTCGGTATCGCGCCAGATCTCCTCCGCCGTGGTGCGTTCATGCACGGCTGGATTGGCGGGGTTGTCGAACTGCTGCAGCAGATAGGCATTGGGAATCTCATCCACCAACTCCTTGGCCAGGGCGATCGCCCCATTCATGCCCTGGGCACCGTCGGTGAGCTGCAACTCGGCCCCATAGGCCCGCAGCATCGCGCGACGCTCCGTGCTCATAGTGTCCGGCATGGTGAGGATCAGCCGGTACCCCCGGGCCGCCGCCACCATGGCCAGGGCGATGCCGGTGTTGCCACTGGTGGGCTCCACCAGCACCGTTCGGCCTGGAATGATCGTGCCGGATTGCTCCGCCTCCAACACCATGGCGCTGGCGATGCGGTCTTTCACCGAGGCGGAGGGATTAAAGCTCTCCAACTTGGCCAGGATCTCGGCCTGGCAGCCGCAGGCCTGGGGCAGACGGTTCAACCGCACGAGGGGCGTGCCACCGATCAAGGCTGTGATGTCAGGAGCAATGCTCATGGCTGCAGCTTGCCCGCAGAACGGCCATAAAAAAAGCCCTCCACAAGGGGAGGGCTTGAGATGTGGGTGTGAGGAAGGGTGTTCTGAAGGCCCAACCGAAGCTGGGCCCAGTGATCAGAACTTGAAGGTGGTCTGCACCAGGCCACCGAAGACGCCGAGGGACTTGTAGTCGCCGTTGACGTTCTGGGTGTTGTCACCGAAGGGACGGCTCAGCCAGTACACAGCAGGGGTGATCTGGATGTTGTCGGTGACCTGGAAGCTGTACCAGAGCTCCATGGCGTAACCACCGTCAGCCACAAAGCCGTCTTCAACGTCATAGACGAACTGAGGCTGGCCCACGGCATAGCCCAGGGCATTGCCTTCGAGGAAGACATCGTTCCAGGTCAGACCCACCATCCAGCTGGCCATGGCCCGCTTATTGGTGTTGTCCTTCCAGGCATCGTTGCCGTTGAGGTAAGAGGCACCAACACCAGCGCTAATGGAAGGCATCCAGCCGGACTCCTCAGGACTCCAGAAGCCATGGAAAGACCAGCTGTGGCTGTCTGCGTTGGTGCGCTCGTCCTTACCGTCGACCTCAACGGTGCAAGGGGTGCCATAGGAGTCGCCGAGGGCAAACTGAGTACCGGTCCGGAACCTGGCACCACACTGGCCGTAGCGATAACCGGCGGCCAAGCCCCACTGCTTGTTGCCGAAGGCAATCTGCGTGGTGATGTTGCCTTCGGAGTTGTCGGTCATGAAGCCACCCGTGTTGGGATTGCTGTCATTGCCCTCTCCCCAATCAGCCACATAACTGGCTGACAATGTGAAGTAGGGGTTGCCCTTCTCAACCTGCTTTTTGTTGCTGTAGAAAGCTCCGAAACCAGCACCGGTTTCCTTGTTCCAGACACCGGGAGTACCCAGGGAACCACCAAAGAAATCAAGCACCTTGTCCCCGCCCCTGGCGTAGGCGCTGGCCTTGTAGCCCATCATCTCGGTGTTTCGGGTCGTAGGACCAACCTGGACGGTGAAGCTGTTGCCGAGTGGGAATCGATAGTAAAAACGATCGACTAGTAAGACATTATTGGTATCAAAATAGACATTAAGACTGCCGGGCCAATAAACAAATGGAGCCGCCTCAAACACGTTGTACATGTTCCCGGCGCGCAGACGGGTGTACAGCAGATCCTTGCCGCTGAAAGAGGTCTTCAGCGCAAGACGCACGTCATAGCTGAAGGAGAAGCCGCCATATTTCGCGTTCCAGTCATCACGGGCACCCTTCTCTCCACCGGTGTTGTAGTTGTCACCTTTGGCGCGTGTCGCACCAGCCACCCAGTTACTTGTGCCACTGAGCTTGGTGGTGGTGGAGAACTGGGTGGCTTCCAGTTCGCCGACGCGGGCCTCGAGGCCGTCAACGCGACCCTTGAGGATGGCCAGCTCGGTTTCGAATTCCTTGAGCAGACGACGCAGCTCGTCGGTCACTTCAGTGATCCGGTCGAGGCAGGCGTTCAGCAGGGCAGCCGCTTCGTAGCGGGTCATCGCCCGGTTGCCACGGAAGGTGCCGTTGGGGTAGCCGGCGACGCAGCCGTAGGTCTCCACCAGGTTGGCCAGAGCCTGATAGGCCCAGTCGGTGGGGTAAACGTCAGAGAATTGGGTAACGCTGGTGACCTGATCAAGGCTGTTGCCACTGGCAGTAGCCGCGTAATCAGAAACGTCGTTGATGTTCAGCTCGGCGGCATTGGCTGCTGGGCTGTTGACAACAGCCAAAGGGGCCAGAAGGCCAAGGGCAGCAGGAGCCACCAGCAGTTGCTGGAAAAGCTTCATTTTGGGTTCTCACACCAAGAGAAAATGCCGGCAAAGACATGCCAGGTAATTCAGATTAATGGCGCAATTTGCCTCTGTCGATACGATCAGAAAAAGAATTATTAGGGGCTCAATAAAACAATTTTCCGATCAAAATTAATCAAAAAAAAAAGCTCCCTACTGAGGTAGGGAGCAGAAAGACCTAAAAAGAGTGAGACCCGAAAGAGGGCCTCAAACTAAGAATCAGAACTTGAACTGGGTCTTGATCAGACCGCTGAAGGCACTCATGCCGTTGGAGCCCTGCTCGGGGAAGGGCTTGCTCAGGTAGGTGAGCGCAGGAGTGACAGAGATGTTGTCGGTGACCTGGAACTTGTAGAAGAGCTCGTAAGCGAAACCAGCTGCTTCGTTCAGATCACCATCATCGGATTGTGCAATCCAGGTGGGCTGACCGACAGCGAAACCGAGGGAGTTGCCTTCGATGAATGCATCGCTCCACTCAAGTCCGACGTACCAGGAATTGGTGTAAACGTCGTCGCTCAGGTACTCAACGAAAGTTCCGCCATAACCGGTGCTGACGGAAGGAATGATTCCAGATTCCTCGGGCATCCACCATGCACTGATGCCAAAAGAGTTGCTGTTATCAGCTGCAGAAGCCGCTGCAGCACCAGCTGTGGCATTTCCGATGTAGAGGGATCCGCCACCTTCAGCACCAGATGCATAGGTGTATGCGGCAGCGATGCCCCAGTTCTCAGGCGCATAAGCGATCTGAGTAGTGGCATTTGCACCAGCACCATCAGTAAACATGCCACCCGTGTTGGGGTCGCTGGAGTTACCGTCAGTTGAAAGGTAGCTGGTGGAAATGCTGAAGTCGTTGGACGACCAGTAGATACCAGCACCAGCGCCGAGAGCCAGGTTGTAAGCACCAGGCACGCCGGCATAGGTGAAGAAGTCATACGTCATGGCAGCGGGATAAGCGCTGGGCCAGACCGGCAGCATGTCGTCCTGACGGACGCGAGGGCCACCAACCACGGTGAACTCGTCACCGAGGGGGAAGCTGTAGTACAAACGGGCAATCTT is a genomic window containing:
- a CDS encoding HesB/IscA family protein, whose protein sequence is MTSTPDTAPAHTAKDGKGILITEPAMQQLAKLCGEQGENQVLRVGVRSGGCSGMSYTMDFVPASDTLDDDETYEYAAADGQSFRVICDPKSLLYIYGMQLDFSTALIGGGFNFTNPNASQTCGCGSSFAV
- a CDS encoding TIGR01777 family oxidoreductase, with product MRLLLFGCTGFVGRELLPLLLQAGLQLTVVSRRLARGYDAERADGRLTWMQFDPASSSTWADAGLLDALNQADAVVNLAGEPIAEKRWTPTHRQLLETSRLETTSHLVKAIKACATPPKVLVNASAIGFYGSSLDKRFLESSNPGDDFLASLCERWEAAAEAVPSAVRQVTLRIGIVLAADGGALGKMLPVFRTGFGGPIGSGRQWMSWIHRSDLCALILQSLTDESWSGVINAVAPEPVSMTAFSKQLGRSLGRPSLLPVPAPVLQVLLGDGAKVVLEGQQVASERLEGLNFSFRYPDLASALAAATS
- the cysK gene encoding cysteine synthase A; translated protein: MSIAPDITALIGGTPLVRLNRLPQACGCQAEILAKLESFNPSASVKDRIASAMVLEAEQSGTIIPGRTVLVEPTSGNTGIALAMVAAARGYRLILTMPDTMSTERRAMLRAYGAELQLTDGAQGMNGAIALAKELVDEIPNAYLLQQFDNPANPAVHERTTAEEIWRDTEGQIDAFVAGVGTGGTITGCARLLKQRQPQLQVIAVEPEASAVLSGKPPGAHRIQGIGAGFVPAVLELDRIDSILTVSDEEAMQVGRRLAREEGLLCGISSGAAMAAALRVGQDPAMVGKRLVVMLASYGERYLSTPMFSAASQLPARRDGQL
- a CDS encoding lipid-A-disaccharide synthase-related protein, whose amino-acid sequence is MARILLLSNGHGEDLSGALLAQELQRQGHKVQALPLAGLGSAYQKAGVPLLGRSHEFSTGGIGYTSLRGRLTEIAQGQMLYLLRRLIRLMRHRRRFDLILVVGDVIPVIAAWLSQRPVATYLVAYSSHYEGTLRLPWPCAALLKSQRFKAVYSRDQRTAKDLSGQLQRPVSFLGNPFMDSVLTAAAPPPSSMPRVGLLPGSRRPELEQNLQLLLRLIELLPSTVRCNMDLALVPSLDDNSLRQLSERCGWHLENGVLEREGARAINVRRGAFRAVLQHSDLVIGMAGTAIEQAVGLAKPVLQVPGQGPQFTAAFAEAQRRLLGPTVFCADGESGSREALERTAELAMALLERARRDPGLQRQCREEAKWRLGEAGGGLRMATAIDALLP
- a CDS encoding NAD(P)H-quinone oxidoreductase subunit O, coding for MAESDAAAPAKAKPAALRKGALVKVNRAAYSSSLEAGASDPTAPDYIFEGPGELLVVKGDYGQVRWNRPVPDVWLRMDQLEACS
- a CDS encoding glycosyltransferase family 39 protein, whose protein sequence is MKQRWRFWASVALIWVLSTLVDRLWWTLQTGVPAWDQADYLNSAMDHGRALGLLPGGGWQGWQALLDLSPKIPPLASLVNGSVMALSGDAPEQAAWSLSLWHGLLLMVMAGWGRRLQGDGLALIACLLAALTPAFLDLRTDYVLEMALVACCSLAIWRLGVWCDPKSGGRWRQAWCCTLAAIAAVLVKQSALLVLVPGGLWAAGLALRRGGPWLRQALLLPVLMAALIGPWLRHNWITSLGGTNRAVFESAALEGDPGVLSLASWLWYPRLLPEQLGSVLLLVGLSGLLLWCWQRQQHSSDHSWSWRWLLINLVAAWVLTTLSPNKGDRYIAPLLPSLLLLLARGWWQWGYWLEARRSRLVWPLFGAGLLACVPAGWAHQLHRFDDRPRGPVEALVKAAGGGDPSTPPSTLIVVPSTSDLNQHNVSFYGRRHGGQTVGRQLGGSRQDREPVLARAEWVVLAEGNQGSVRKAARKLDQAVRSSGVFEPLHQFERPKGGSYSLWRRRATHPIAGPSFAQRFPVLAAGLAAGPLGLDPVFAAVGQEHMLDGHFSYRDPVRSEALAALAQDPDAVQPRWTLALLAVLGNRPSQASEQFEVLQRLLPDNPWPAAYRSVVNLAGWNPWQAAAAADGASVSNPVLAALGDLSGVLSGAVWRIPAASTSVPAAITAVEEALEPASNQDQDQEQASS
- a CDS encoding SRPBCC family protein, which produces MGRWLEHTVTSEVQAPASKVWEVWSDLEAMPRWMRWIESVTPLEDPDLTDWTLAAQGFRFSWKARITQRVEAQQLHWESVGGLPTKGAVRFYPEASDRTVVKLSVTYELPRVLAPLMEPSILGGIVTKELQANLDRFCDLVEAGG
- a CDS encoding J domain-containing protein, with the protein product MSDPYAVLGVSSTASNAEIKAAYRQLVKQHHPDAGGDDQQMLALNAAWEVLGDAERRKAFDRTRPQPARAASPTDLRRASRAHDRALAADDALVEWLRRVYAPIDRMLGEVINPFPKQLKALSADPYDDELMEAFCSYLEASGRRMDKVKQLFQSLPTPASARGFGLSLYHCLSEVEDALAELERYTMGYVDGYLHDGREMLREAKQRRKRLQDERRRLEIV
- the zds gene encoding 9,9'-di-cis-zeta-carotene desaturase, with protein sequence MRVAIVGSGLAGLSAAVDLVDAGHEVNLYEARPFMGGKVGSWVDEGGNHIEMGLHVFFFNYANLFALMRKVGAFENLLPKQHTHLFVNKGGDLRELDFRFPIGAPFNGLKAFFTTPQLSWIDKLRNALALGTSPIVRGLVDYEGAMRTIRALDSVSFQDWFVSHGGSPESIRRMWNPIAYALGFIDCEAISARCMLTIFMMFAAKTEASKLNLLKGSPHRWLTGPILDYIQQRGGKLHLRHRVKQVDYSEGESPEITGLQLGTPDGDIRVEADAYLAACDVPGIQKLLPEAWNRYPQFEAIHQLEAVPVATVQLRYDGWVTELGDAQEDRRRDVAAPTGLNNLLYTADADFSCFADLALASPEDYRKEGEGSLLQCVLTPGDPWIPKSVDEIVAHTDRQVRELFPSARNLKLTWSNVVKLAQSLYREAPGMEPYRPEQRTPIRNFFLAGSYTRQDYIDSMEGATMSGHLAAAAILDQPVKLATNAAVA